One part of the Vitis riparia cultivar Riparia Gloire de Montpellier isolate 1030 chromosome 8, EGFV_Vit.rip_1.0, whole genome shotgun sequence genome encodes these proteins:
- the LOC117919660 gene encoding mitochondrial succinate-fumarate transporter 1, with the protein MSESKTPTIPPYVKALSGSIGGIVEASCLQPIDVIKTRLQLDTSGTYKGIIHCGATVYRTEGVRALWKGLTPFATHLTLKYTLRMGSNALFQSAFKDSQTGQLSNTGRLLSGFGAGVLEALVIVTPFEVVKIRLQQQRGLSPELLKYKGPIHCARTIIREEGLRGLWAGAAPTVMRNGTNQSAMFTAKNAFDGILWKKQEGDGKVLQPWQSMISGFLAGTAGPVCTGPFDVVKTRLMAQGRAGGKLKYKGMVHAIRTIFAEEGLLALWKGLLPRLMRIPPGQAIMWGVADQVTGFYERRYIHNAPL; encoded by the exons ATGTCCGAGTCCAAGACACCCACAATTCCGCCGTACGTGAAAGCCCTCTCCGGCTCCATCGGAGGAATCGTGGAGGCGTCTTGTCTGCAGCCTATCGACGTCATCAAAACCAGGTTGCAGCTCGACACTTCCGGCACCTACAAGGGAATCATCCACTGTGGCGCCACCGTTTATCGTACGGAAGGCGTGCGAGCCCTATGGAAGGGGTTGACTCCCTTCGCCACTCACCTCACCCTCAAATACACTCTTCGAATGGGATCCAATGCTCTGTTTCAGAGTGCCTTCAAGGATTCTCAGACCGGACAGCTCAGCAACACGGGTCGGCTTCTTTCCGGTTTCGGGGCGGGTGTGCTTGAGGCTCTTGTTATTGTTACGCCCTTTGAG GTGGTTAAAATTAGACTACAGCAGCAGAGGGGATTAAGTCCTGAGCTTCTAAAATACAAAGGTCCAATACACTGTGCTCGTACAATCATTCGTGAAGAAGGCCTTCGTGGCCTTTGGGCAGGGGCAGCTCCAACTGTTATGCGAAATGGGACAAACCAGTCTGCCATGTTTACAGCAAAGAATGCTTTTGATGGAATCTTATGGAAGAAACAAGAAGGTGATGGGAAGGTCCTCCAACCATGGCAATCTATGATTTCTGGATTCCTTGCTGGCACAGCAGGTCCTGTGTGCACTGGCCCCTTTGATGTAGTAAAAACGAGACTGATGGCTCAGGGTCGAGCTGGTGGGAAGTTGAAGTACAAAGGCATGGTCCATGCTATTAGAACAATATTTGCTGAGGAAGGATTGCTTGCCCTGTGGAAGGGACTGCTACCTCGGCTCATGAGGATCCCACCTGGACAGGCCATCATGTGGGGTGTGGCTGACCAAGTGACAGGCTTTTACGAGAGGAGATATATTCATAATGCACCTTTATAG